A window of Ranitomeya variabilis isolate aRanVar5 chromosome 2, aRanVar5.hap1, whole genome shotgun sequence contains these coding sequences:
- the MRPL19 gene encoding large ribosomal subunit protein bL19m, which produces MAACRRSLLLVRYRTGTLTPARLLSDGESTTFKPPVKPIIIDKKVSEESQKRFLSPEFIPPRSRKKPLKYYLERQDMIERRKVINIPEFYVGSILAVSVADPHASGKLNRFVGLCIDRSGHGLGATFLLRNIIDGQGVEIRYEIYNPLIQEIQVLKLEKRVDDALFYLRDALPEYSTVDVNMKPVVCLEREVPVNQMQVRMKPRPWSKRWEQEKHNIKGINFDYYLLEKHKARAKKSAKPWEKFDMLKIYDTSKIEKKILEEVTQKLSQSKSSA; this is translated from the exons GAACTTTGACCCCTGCCAGACTCCTTAGTGATGGAGAATCTACAACGTTCAAACCTCCGGTGAAGCCAATAATCATAGATAAGAAAGTGTCAGAAGAATCGCAGAAGCG GTTTTTGAGCCCAGAATTTATACCCCCTCGAAGCAGGAAAAAACCCCTGAAGTACTATCTGGAAAGACAGGACATGATAGAGCGGAGAAAAGTCATCAACATTCCCGAGTTTTACGTAG GCAGCATTCTCGCTGTCAGTGTGGCTGATCCTCACGCAAGTGGAAAACTCAACAGATTTGTAGGCCTTTGTATAGACCGATCTGGACACGGCCTGGGGGCCACATTTCTGCTGCGAAACATAATTGATGGACAAG GTGTGGAGATAAGGTACGAGATTTACAACCCCCTTATCCAGGAGATCCAGGTGTTAAAGCTGGAGAAGAGAGTGGATGACGCGCTGTTCTACCTGCGGGACGCCCTCCCGGAGTACAGCACTGTTGACGTCAATATGAAGCCCGTCGTTTGCCTGGAACGAGAGGTCCCTGTGAACCAG ATGCAAGTAAGGATGAAGCCGCGACCTTGGTCCAAACGTTGGGAACAGGAAAAACACAACATTAAAGGGATCAATTTTGATTACTATCTTCTGGAGAAGCACAAGGCGCGAGCGAAGAAGTCTGCCAAGCCGTGGGAGAAGTTTGACATGCTGAAGATATACGACACCAGCAAAATAGAAAAGAAGATATTAGAGGAAGTCACCCAAAAACTGAGCCAGTCCAAGAGCAGTGCGTGA